In Solobacterium moorei, a single genomic region encodes these proteins:
- a CDS encoding RecX family transcriptional regulator, with amino-acid sequence MRIGFLTNAYPFDKQSQISSFYQWVKEKQQEVIVIACFSDSYVYDKKSNVLSLPFKNLNDVMELGEFHFDLLQATFDDPLINLCKTQLKLPVFEKEILQCNFNDVFKKYQDALESYCICSVDLQKKYVKLVIQLNPTLSKEIKITLDDYMQYGLRKGIAITKEQLHSFEEHIDSEQLYQRCLRKLSLKDRTIYEMRKWLKETELVEFQEVNALIDKLIQKGYLDDEKLCMEQIQALSNSLYGPKQIISKLKQRGVKEDCILACMEQSKLKEYEFALAYATKALRQSQKSSVTKTKNTIRNKLMTRGYSNNTIEKVVSELDYSSNKENEDVLLEKLVKKAMKRYERKYRGYDLKTRIYRYCLTQGFHSEDINAVMDRMEWSHDED; translated from the coding sequence ATGAGAATTGGATTTCTAACAAATGCATATCCGTTTGATAAGCAAAGTCAGATTTCATCCTTCTATCAATGGGTAAAAGAGAAACAGCAAGAAGTTATCGTTATTGCTTGTTTTAGTGATAGCTATGTATATGATAAAAAGAGTAATGTTTTATCATTACCATTTAAGAATTTAAATGATGTGATGGAATTGGGAGAGTTTCATTTTGATCTTCTACAAGCAACATTTGATGACCCGCTTATCAATCTCTGTAAGACACAGTTAAAACTTCCTGTATTTGAAAAAGAAATTCTTCAATGTAACTTTAATGATGTATTCAAAAAATATCAGGATGCTTTAGAATCGTATTGTATTTGTAGCGTAGACTTACAGAAGAAATACGTAAAATTAGTGATACAATTAAATCCAACTTTATCAAAAGAAATCAAGATAACGCTAGATGATTATATGCAGTATGGGTTAAGAAAAGGTATTGCAATTACCAAAGAACAGTTGCATAGCTTTGAAGAACATATTGATTCTGAACAGTTATATCAAAGATGCTTGCGCAAACTATCATTAAAAGATAGGACAATTTATGAAATGCGTAAATGGCTAAAAGAAACGGAACTTGTGGAATTTCAAGAAGTGAATGCTTTGATTGATAAGCTAATTCAAAAAGGATATCTTGATGATGAAAAGTTATGTATGGAGCAAATACAGGCACTATCTAATAGTCTGTATGGTCCAAAGCAAATTATCTCCAAGTTAAAACAGCGTGGTGTGAAGGAGGATTGTATTCTTGCATGCATGGAACAGTCTAAACTCAAGGAATATGAATTTGCACTAGCATATGCCACAAAGGCTTTAAGACAAAGTCAGAAGTCATCAGTTACAAAGACGAAGAATACGATTCGTAATAAACTGATGACAAGAGGGTATTCAAATAATACAATCGAAAAAGTTGTATCGGAATTAGATTATTCCTCAAATAAAGAAAATGAAGATGTACTATTAGAGAAGTTAGTTAAGAAAGCTATGAAACGATATGAGAGAAAATATCGTGGATATGATTTAAAGACACGTATCTATCGCTATTGTTTAACACAAGGATTTCATAGCGAAGATATTAATGCAGTGATGGATAGAATGGAGTGGAGTCATGACGAAGATTAA